The proteins below come from a single Malus domestica chromosome 03, GDT2T_hap1 genomic window:
- the LOC103434710 gene encoding exonuclease V, chloroplastic-like produces the protein MAANSRFPVETLDDIVRYYRNICSMLPSTHDQLLLRYELQKDHSLLGKDEFAYDSDWVKNQIQGCLEFWLGEREARYTPKDEGWKCRFCQYSSVCPARSAESANYTNTPS, from the exons ATGGCTGCTAACTCAAGGTTCCCAGTAGAG ACCCTTGATGACATAGTGAGATACTACAGAAACATATGTAGCATGCTGCCCTCTACACATGACCAGCTGCTATTGAG ATATGAGTTACAGAAAGATCATTCGTTACTTGGTAAAGATGAGTTTGCATACGACTCTGATTGGGTCAAGAATCAAATACAGGGTTGTCTTGAGTTCTGGTTAGGAGAGCGAGAAGCAAGATACACTCCTAAGGATGAGGGATGGAAATGCAGGTTCTGTCAATATTCTTCTGTTTGCCCCGCTAGAAGTGCAGAGTCTGCAAACTATACTAATACACCAAGTTAG
- the LOC103434709 gene encoding purple acid phosphatase 18-like codes for MDPKPIITVLFLISATVIAAQEYVRPPPRKALHFPWSRKPSSLPQQVHISFAGDKHLRVTWVTDDKSAPSVVEYGTSSGKYSSVAQGESTSYTYMLYRSGKIHHTVIGPLEHDTVYFYQCGGQAPEFQFKTPPAQFPITFAVAGDLGQTGWTKSTLDHIDQCKYDVHLLPGDLSYADYIQSRWDTFGELVQPLASARPWMVTQGNHEKENIPLLKDGFQSYNSRWKMPYEESGSSSNLYYSFEVAGVHAIMLGSYTDSDEYSDQYRWLKADLSKVDRQKTPWLLVLFHVPWYNSNKAHQGEGNSMMAAMEPLLYAASADIVFAGHVHAYERTKRVNNGKSDRCGAVHITIGDGGNKEGLAHKYKNPPPEWSVFREASFGHGELNIVNSTHAFWTWHRNDDDEPVRSDQVWITSLVSSGCVAEKTLELTKILTEP; via the exons ATGGACCCAAAGCCGATAATCACGGTCCTCTTCTTAATCTCCGCCACCGTCATCGCCGCCCAAGAATACGTCCGACCACCGCCTCGCAAGGCCCTCCATTTCCCATGGAGTCGAAAACCCTCTTCGCTTCCCCAGCAG GTGCACATCTCTTTTGCAGGAGACAAGCACTTGCGGGTGACGTGGGTCACTGATGATAAATCTGCTCCTTCAGTTGTTGAATATGGAACATCATCTGGGAAATACAGTTCTGTAGCTCAAGGAGAAAGCACCTCCTATACTTATATGCTCTATAGGTCAGGAAAGATACACCATACTGTCATTGGGCCTCTTGAACATGACACCGTTTACTTCTACCAATGTGGAGGCCAAGCTCCTGAGTTTCAGTTCAAGACCCCTCCAGCTCAATTTCCGATTACTTTTGCTGTGGCTGGAGATCTTGGACAAACTGGATGGACGAAGTCAACGCTTGACCACATTGACCAGTGCAAATATGATGTGCATCTACTTCCTGGAGACCTTTCATATGCTGATTACATTCAGTCTCGTTGGGATACATTTGGTGAGCTGGTGCAGCCACTTGCAAGTGCAAGGCCATGGATGGTAACCCAAGGGAACCATGAAAAGGAAAATATACCATTGTTAAAGGATGGGTTTCAATCCTATAATTCCAGGTGGAAAATGCCGTATGAAGAAAGTGGATCAAGTTCAAATCTTTACTATTCCTTCGAAGTTGCAGGTGTCCATGCTATCATGCTCGGTTCATATACTGATAGTGATGAGTATTCAGATCAATACAGGTGGCTGAAG GCTGATCTTTCAAAGGTTGACCGACAGAAGACACCTTGGTTGCTCGTGCTCTTTCATGTTCCCTGGTACAATAGTAACAAGGCTCATCAAGGTGAAGGGAACAGCATGATGGCAGCAATGGAGCCATTGCTTTATGCTGCCAGTGCGGATATAGTATTTGCTGGTCATGTTCATGCTTATGAACGAACG AAACGCGTGAACAATGGAAAATCAGATAGATGCGGTGCTGTCCACATAACCATTGGTGATGGCGGAAACAAAGAAGGCTTGGCTCACAA GTATAAAAACCCACCACCCGAGTGGTCAGTTTTCCGGGAAGCAAGTTTTGGTCATGGTGAGCTGAATATAGTGAATTCAACCCATGCCTTTTGGACCTGGCATAGGAATGATGACGACGAGCCTGTTAGGTCCGATCAGGTCTGGATAACCTCGTTGGTTAGTTCAGGATGTGTTGCTGAGAAGACACTTGAACTAACGAAGATACTTACGGAACCATAG